Proteins from a genomic interval of Chryseobacterium indologenes:
- a CDS encoding exonuclease domain-containing protein translates to MKTTENILIVDLEATCWENRPPRGQESEIIEIGVCMMNARTGKISKNEGILIRPQHSKVSPFCTELTTLTQNMLDSEGMMLDDAFDILRAEYDSEELTWASYGNYDLNMLQNQARRFYTDYPMSDDHINVKTLFGEIHPTIRKSVGMNRALGELGMTLEGTHHRGVDDAKNIAKILHWCLKNY, encoded by the coding sequence GTGAAAACAACAGAAAATATATTAATTGTAGACCTTGAGGCCACATGTTGGGAAAACCGACCACCAAGAGGTCAGGAAAGTGAGATCATTGAAATCGGAGTATGTATGATGAATGCCAGAACCGGTAAGATCTCCAAAAATGAAGGAATTCTGATCAGACCTCAGCATTCAAAGGTAAGTCCGTTTTGTACTGAGCTTACCACATTGACCCAGAATATGCTGGATAGCGAAGGAATGATGCTGGATGATGCATTTGACATCCTCAGGGCAGAATACGATTCAGAAGAACTGACATGGGCCAGCTACGGAAACTACGACCTGAATATGCTCCAGAACCAGGCCAGAAGGTTCTATACGGATTATCCGATGAGTGATGACCACATCAATGTGAAAACACTATTCGGGGAAATTCATCCTACCATAAGGAAAAGTGTCGGTATGAACAGGGCTTTGGGCGAGCTCGGAATGACATTGGAAGGCACTCACCACAGAGGAGTGGATGATGCGAAAAACATCGCCAAAATTCTTCATTGGTGCCTGAAAAATTACTAA